A stretch of the Vitis riparia cultivar Riparia Gloire de Montpellier isolate 1030 chromosome 13, EGFV_Vit.rip_1.0, whole genome shotgun sequence genome encodes the following:
- the LOC117927671 gene encoding NHP2-like protein 1 codes for MTAEAVNPKAYPLADAQLTITILDLIQQAANYKQLKKGANEATKTLNRGISEFIVMAADTEPLEILLHLPLLAEDKNVPYVFVPSKQALGRACGVTRPVIACSVTSNEGSQLKSQIQQLKDAIEKLLI; via the exons ATG ACTGCCGAAGCCGTGAATCCGAAAGCATACCCTCTCGCCGATGCTCAGCTGACTATTACAATTCTCGATCTCATCCAGCAAGCAGCCAACTACAAACAGCTCAAAAAGGGTGCCAATGAAG CTACGAAGACTCTTAACAGAGGTATCTCGGAGTTCATTGTAATGGCTGCCGACACTGAACCCCTCGAAATTCTGCTGCATCTTCCTTTGCTTGCGGAGGATAAA AATGTGCCCTATGTATTTGTACCTTCAAAACAAGCACTTGGGCGAGCATGTGGAGTCACAAGACCAGTGATTGCTTGTTCTGTGACAAGCAACGAAGGAAGCCAGTTGAAATCTCAAATACAGCAACTTAAG GATGCCATTGAGAAACTCTTGATATAG